Proteins from a single region of Juglans microcarpa x Juglans regia isolate MS1-56 chromosome 5S, Jm3101_v1.0, whole genome shotgun sequence:
- the LOC121267383 gene encoding calmodulin-binding protein 60 C-like produces the protein MQTRYMEKSNSMAREKRGLDGTSAEEGQPDRKRPALASVIVEALKVDSLQKLCSSLEPILRRVVSEEVERALAKLAPTKLTGRSSPKRIEGPDGRNIQLQFRSRLSLPLFTGGKVEGEQGAAIHIVLMDANTGLVVTSGPESSVKLDVIVLEGDFNNEDDDNWTQEEFESHVVKEREGKRPLLTGDLQVTLKEGVGTLGELTFTDNSSWIRSRKFRLGLKVASGYCEGTRIREAKTEAFTVKDHRGELYKKHYPPAMHDDVWRLEKIGKDGSFHKRLNKAGIYTVEDFLKLVVRDSQRLRNILGSGMSNKMWDVLVEHAKTCVLSGKLYVYYPENERNIGVTFNNIYEFCGLIADGQYYSVDSLSESQKVYVDTLVKKAYDNWIHVIEYDGKSLLNSKQNNSSDASQSEVPMNSQDYPDSFNQQFALQSLPVAVPSEQSSADSVGLTAGGYNDNMAARFSLQSQNANLNAPIQFDGTSFSLQNPLISASHQAQLPKSDNVLSLGPLQSSTSGYQTVGASNLTSYKEDYFPEDEIRTRSHEMLENDDMQHLLRMFNMGSHAHTSLNVNEDGYPYSSQYMDTPSLNYNFDDDQTRSSGKAVVGWLKVKAAMRWGIFVRKKAAERRAQLVELDDS, from the exons atgcaaactAGGTATATGGAAAAATCAAACAGCATGGCGAGGGAGAAGCGAGGTTTGGATGGTACTTCAGCTGAAGAAGGTCAGCCTGATAGGAAGCGACCTGCTCTGGCTAG tGTAATTGTTGAAGCTCTAAAGGTGGATAGTCTGCAGAAACTTTGTTCATCATTGGAGCCTATTCTTCGGAGAGTT GTTAGTGAAGAAGTGGAGCGTGCTTTAGCAAAATTGGCGCCTACCAAACTTACTGGGAG GTCTTCTCCTAAACGTATAGAAGGGCCTGATGGAAGAAACATACAGCTGCAATTCAGGTCCAGGCTGTCCCTTCCTCTATTTACTGGTGGAAAAGTAGAGGGGGAGCAAGGTGCTGCTATTCATATTGTTTTGATGGACGCAAACACAGGCCTTGTTGTCACATCAGGCCCAGAATCTTCAGTGAAGCTAGATGTTATTGTGCTTGAAGGTGATTTCAATAATGAGGATGATGATAACTGGACTCAAGAAGAATTTGAGAGTCATGTGGTGAAAGAGCGAGAAGGAAAGAGGCCACTTCTGACTGGGGATTTGCAAGTGACACTGAAGGAAGGTGTAGGAACACTAGGTGAATTAACATTCACTGACAACTCAAGCTGGATAAGGAGCAGGAAGTTCAGGCTAGGATTGAAGGTTGCCTCTGGCTATTGTGAGGGCACTCGCATACGTGAAGCAAAAACAGAAGCATTCACTGTTAAGGATCACCGTGGAGAAC TATACAAGAAACATTATCCACCTGCAATGCATGATGATGTTTGGAGATTGGAGAAAATCGGCAAAGATGGGTCATTTCACAAGAGGCTGAACAAAGCTGGAATTTATACAGTTGAAGACTTTCTAAAACTTGTGGTTAGAGACTCACAGAGATTACGAAAT ATTCTTGGAAGTGGCATGTCAAATAAGATGTGGGATGTTCTTGTAGAGCATGCAAAAACTTGTGTTCTAAGTGGGAAACTGTATGTGTACTATCCTgaaaatgagaggaatattGGTGTCACTTTTAACAACATCTATGAGTTTTGTGGCTTAATTGCCGATGGACAATATTACTCAGTTGACTCTCTTTCTGAAAGTCAGAAG GTCTATGTGGACACCTTGGTGAAGAAGGCATACGACAATTGGATACATGTTATAGAATATGATGGCAAGTCACTTCTCAACTCTAAGCAAAATAATAGCTCAGATGCTTCTCAAAGTGAGGTCCCAATGAATTCACAAGATTATCCAGACTCTTTTAACCAGCAGTTCGCCCTACAAAGCCTGCCTGTTGCAGTTCCTTCAGAGCAGTCTTCTGCAGATTCAGTTGGTCTAACAGCTGGAG GATATAATGATAATATGGCAGCCAGATTCTCGCTACAGTCTCAGAATGCAAATCTCAATGCTCCTATCCAGTTTGATGGCACTTCTTTCTCTCTACAAAATCCTTTGATCAGCGCTTCTCACCAAGCCCAACTTCCAAAAAGTGACAACGTGCTGTCCCTTGGTCCACTACAGTCATCCACATCGGGATACCAGACAGTTGGTGCATCCAATCTTACTTCTTATAAGGAAGACTACTTCCCAGAGGATGAGATACGCACGAGAAGTCACGAAATGCTTGAAAATGATGATATGCAGCATCTCCTACGTATGTTTAACATGGGAAGCCATGCTCATACCTCCCTTAATGTGAATGAAGATGGATACCCTTATTCCTCGCAATATATGGACACCCCATCTCTAAACTATAACTTTGATGACGATCAAACTCGTTCATCTGGAAAAGCTGTTGTAGGGTGGCTGAAGGTCAAGGCAGCCATGAGATGGGGAATATTTGTCAGGAAGAAGGCTGCTGAGAGACGGGCTCAACTTGTTGAGTTGGATGATTCATAG